The Saccharopolyspora gloriosae genome window below encodes:
- a CDS encoding RbtT/DalT/CsbX family MFS transporter: MTDTATTGAQRETFLDRIGIPHSLRWGFLAVLIFMTGNGTETNFISPHIETVLGSPATTVSTIISMYGVSVLVGSYLSGVLADLWGPRRVMQLGVVVWVVFELLFLASLALGSLPLVFLTYFLRGFGYPLFAFAFLVWVNVVTPVERNGKAVGWFYVMFTGGLPTLGSLYALGMIPAFGGGTGGETGAMVASIALVVIGFLIAQFAVHEPRGDRRVASAELSTTEVLTAGLRLTARRPKILMGFLVRLINTAPQYGMFIILPTVIADELGWGQSRWLIMTTLVYASNILLNAVFGAIGDKWGWRRTVQWFGVFGSALGLLAWWYVAHLVPAGSAWGFWAATAAGCLFGALLAGFVPMGAIMPALAPEQKGAAMAMYTTAAGGAAFLGAAVPAVVLAIGLGNASVVWAFVLLYVAAFVMVGYLKVPEDENRSAVAASR, encoded by the coding sequence ATGACCGACACCGCCACCACGGGCGCGCAGCGCGAGACGTTCCTCGACCGGATCGGCATCCCGCACTCCCTGCGCTGGGGATTCCTCGCAGTGCTGATCTTCATGACCGGCAACGGGACCGAGACCAACTTCATCTCCCCGCACATCGAGACGGTACTGGGCAGTCCCGCCACCACCGTCAGCACGATCATCTCCATGTACGGCGTGTCCGTGCTGGTGGGCAGCTACCTCTCCGGGGTGCTGGCCGACCTGTGGGGGCCGCGCCGCGTGATGCAGCTCGGCGTCGTCGTGTGGGTCGTGTTCGAGCTGCTGTTCCTGGCCAGCCTCGCGCTGGGCAGCCTGCCGCTGGTGTTCCTGACCTACTTCCTGCGCGGGTTCGGCTATCCGCTGTTCGCGTTCGCGTTCCTGGTGTGGGTCAACGTCGTCACCCCGGTCGAGCGCAACGGCAAGGCCGTCGGCTGGTTCTACGTGATGTTCACCGGTGGCCTGCCGACGCTGGGCTCGCTGTACGCGCTGGGCATGATCCCCGCCTTCGGCGGCGGCACGGGTGGTGAGACCGGGGCGATGGTGGCCTCGATCGCCCTCGTGGTGATCGGGTTCCTGATCGCCCAGTTCGCCGTCCACGAGCCGCGGGGCGACCGCCGCGTCGCCTCGGCGGAGCTGTCCACCACCGAGGTGCTCACCGCGGGCCTGCGGTTGACCGCGCGCCGGCCGAAGATCCTCATGGGCTTCCTGGTGCGGCTGATCAACACCGCGCCGCAGTACGGCATGTTCATCATCCTGCCGACGGTGATCGCCGACGAGCTCGGCTGGGGCCAGTCCCGCTGGCTGATCATGACGACGCTGGTCTACGCGTCGAACATCCTGCTCAACGCCGTGTTCGGCGCCATCGGCGACAAGTGGGGCTGGCGGCGCACCGTGCAGTGGTTCGGCGTCTTCGGATCCGCGCTCGGCCTGCTCGCCTGGTGGTACGTGGCGCACCTCGTGCCCGCGGGCTCCGCGTGGGGCTTCTGGGCCGCCACCGCCGCGGGCTGCCTGTTCGGCGCGCTGCTGGCCGGATTCGTGCCGATGGGCGCGATCATGCCGGCGCTCGCTCCGGAGCAGAAGGGCGCCGCGATGGCCATGTACACCACCGCGGCGGGCGGCGCGGCCTTCCTCGGCGCGGCCGTCCCGGCCGTCGTCCTCGCCATCGGCCTCGGGAACGCGAGCGTCGTGTGGGCGTTCGTCCTGCTCTACGTCGCCGCCTTCGTGATGGTCGGCTACCTGAAGGTCCCGGAGGACGAGAACCGCTCGGCGGTGGCCGCGAGCCGCTGA